The genomic stretch TGGGGAGATTTTCTCGTATAACGACCAGACGGAGATCTTCAGTCTGGAAGATGTGGAGTCTTGATAGTGGTGAGTGGCGTTGTTGCATAAATCGAGTGTGAGGATGCAATAGCATCGACGGGCATAATTTCAGGCGATACGCACGGATTGCGGACGAGCGAGGTCCGCCATACGGCTGATGACTCCGACGCGAACGGAGGCCTCGGTCGCCTGCGAGTCGATGTGACGCGCCCAGAGACAGTTGCCGGTGAGGGTCTTGAACCGATACATCGCATTCTCAGCAAGCGATCGCCGGTGGTAGCCACTTTCTTGCTTCCATGCTCGCCGCCCGTCACGGGCAATTGCATTAACCGCGCCATTACGCCACGCCGCACCGGGCATATCCGCTGGCCAATGAACGGCGCCCTCGCGTGGCGGCATCGAAGGAACAGCACTGCGTGCAGCAATGGCCGCATGGCATGGCTTGGTGTCGTAGGCACCATCACCGCCGATGACATCGATTTGTTCTTCGCGTGGAATCTGGTCGAGCAACTGGGCCAGAGCGTCACCGTCAGCCACATTCTGATTCGTCATTAGCGCGGCATGCACTTGACCTGTATTCGCGTTGAGCGCGAGATGGACTTTACGCCACGTGCGCCGCTTCGAGTAGCCGTGCTGGCGCACCTTCCATTCACCTTCTCCATAGACCTTCAGACCGGTGCTGTCGACAACCAGATGGATCGGTTCCTTGTCACGAAGGATCGGCAGTTCGACATCAAGCGTTTTTGCCCGGCGACAGAGCGTGGTGTAATTCGGCACCAGCAAGCTCGGGAAGGCCAAATCGCGCAGACTTTGGGTGAAACCTTGCAGGGCGCGCAAGGTCAGTCGATAGACGGTCTTCACGCCAAGTACGCCAAGTAATGCCTGAATCAGCGTATCGCCGTATAGACACGGGCGACCACGTGTGGGTATGGCATCGGGTATTCTGGCAAGGACGGCTTCATCTATCCATATTGTTACGTTCCCCCGGTTGATCAGGCCTTCATTATAGGCCGCCCAATTCCTGACACGGTAGCGTGCCTTCGGCTCACCTGTCTTGTGTATGTCCTTGCGCATTTTCTTGGAAAAAATTAGGCAGTTACTCTGGAATCTGACTTGATAGGGATCTGGCCCCGAGACTGTTGCGCGTAAACGTCCACGGCTCTCGCTCGATTTATGCAACAACGCCCTATGGAGAAGGTGAATGGAAGGTGCGCCAGCACGGCTACTCGAAGCGGCGCACGTGGCGTAAAGTCCATCTCGCGCTCAACGCGAATACAGGTCAAGTGCATGCCGCGCTAATGACGAATCAGAATGTGGCTGACGGTGACGCTCTGGCCCAGTTGCTCGACCAGATTCCACGCGAAGAACAAATCGATGTCATCGGCGGTGACGGTGCCTACGACACCAAGCCATGCCATGCGGCCATTGCTGCACGCAGTGCTATTCCTTCGATTCCGCCACGCGAGGGTGCCGCTCATTGGCCAGCGGATATGCCCGGTGCGGCGTGGCGTAATGGCGCGGTTGATGCAATTGCCCGTGACGGTCGTCGAGAATGGAAGCAACACAGTGGCTACCACCGGCGATCGCTTGCCGAGAATGCGATGTATCGGTTCAAGACCCTCACCGGACACTGTCTCTGGGCGCGTCACATCGCCGCGCAGGCGACCGAGATCGCCGTTCGCGTCGGCGTCATCAACCGCATGGCGGACCTCGCTCGTCCGCAATCCGTTCGTATCGCCTGAATTATGCCCGTCCGATGCCATGGCGTCCTCACGTTCGATTTATGCAACAACGCCCCGGCCTTTTACAAAAAAGTTGCGCAGCCTGCGCACGCCATGCATGGCGTTCCGCGACTTACTTCTGATCGCGCAGTAGTCGCGCCGCATCGAGCGCGAAATAGGTCAGTACGCCATCCGCGCCGGCGCGCTTGAAGGCGAGCAGCGACTCGAGTACTACCCTGTCGTGATCGAGCCAGCCGTTCTGCACGGCAGCCTTCAGCATCGTATATTCGCCGCTTACCTGGTAAACATAGGTCGGGAAGCGAAACTCGTCCTTCACACGACGTACGATATCGAGATATGGCATGCCGGGCTTGACCATCACCATGTCGGCACCTTCCTCGATGTCGAGGCGGACTTCGCGCAGGGCCTCGTCGGAGTTCGACGGGTCCATCTGGTAAGTCATCTTGTTGCCCTTGCCGAGGTTCGAAGCCGAACCGACCGCATCGCGGAACGGGCCGTAGAACGCCGAGGCATACTTGGCCGAGTAGGCCATGATGCGCGTGTGGATGTGTCCCTCGCTCTCGAGCATTGCGCGGATCGTGCCTATCCGACCGTCCATCATGTCCGACGGCGCGACGATATCAACGCCGGCCTCCGCCTGCGCCTGCGCCTGCTCGTTGAGGATCTTGAGCGTCAAGTCGTTGATCACGTAGCCGTTCTCGTCAAGGACGCCGTCCTGGCCGTGGCTCGTGTATGGATCGAGCGCGACGTCGGTCAGCACGCCGAGATCGGGGCAATACTTCTTCAGTTCGCGCACTGCGCACGGGATCAAGCCCGCTGGATTGGTCGCCGCGCGACCGTCAGGCGTCTTGAGCGACGGCTCAATTGCTGGGAACAGAGAGAGCACCGGCACGCCGAGCGCGACGCACTGCTCGGCAACACCCATCAAAAGGTCGATCGAGACGCGCTCGACGCCGGGCATCGACGACACCGCTTGGCGCACGTTCTTGCCCTCGACAACGCATACCGGCAAGATCAGGTCGTTGGTGGTGAGGAGATTTTCGCGCATCAAGCGACGCGAGAAGTCGTCGCGTCGCATTCTACGCGGACGGTGCAAGGGATGGAAGCTCATGACGGAATTGCTGGAATCAGTCTGAAGGAAAGCTTAGAAGCCAGTTTATAACTTATAAATACGTAATCTTGAATAAAAATGCATAGCGAATCAGTTTATGCATGAAAGAGGCGTTGTTGCATAAATCGAGTGTGAGGATGCAATAGAATCGACGGGCATAATTTCAGGCGATACGAACGGATTGCGGACGAGCGAGGTCCGCCATACGGTTGATGACGCCGACGCGAATGGAGACATCGGTCGCCTGCGAGTCGATGTGACGCGCCCAGAGACAGTTGCCGGTGAGGGTCTTGAACCGATACATCGCATTCTCGGCAATGCGATCGCCGGTGGTAGCCACTGTGTTGCTTCCATTCTCGACGACCGTCACGGG from Burkholderia sp. encodes the following:
- a CDS encoding IS5 family transposase, which produces MRKDIHKTGEPKARYRVRNWAAYNEGLINRGNVTIWIDEAVLARIPDAIPTRGRPCLYGDTLIQALLGVLGVKTVYRLTLRALQGFTQSLRDLAFPSLLVPNYTTLCRRAKTLDVELPILRDKEPIHLVVDSTGLKVYGEGEWKVRQHGYSKRRTWRKVHLALNANTGQVHAALMTNQNVADGDALAQLLDQIPREEQIDVIGGDGAYDTKPCHAAIAARSAVPSMPPREGAVHWPADMPGAAWRNGAVNAIARDGRRAWKQESGYHRRSLAENAMYRFKTLTGNCLWARHIDSQATEASVRVGVISRMADLARPQSVRIA
- the hemB gene encoding porphobilinogen synthase; amino-acid sequence: MSFHPLHRPRRMRRDDFSRRLMRENLLTTNDLILPVCVVEGKNVRQAVSSMPGVERVSIDLLMGVAEQCVALGVPVLSLFPAIEPSLKTPDGRAATNPAGLIPCAVRELKKYCPDLGVLTDVALDPYTSHGQDGVLDENGYVINDLTLKILNEQAQAQAEAGVDIVAPSDMMDGRIGTIRAMLESEGHIHTRIMAYSAKYASAFYGPFRDAVGSASNLGKGNKMTYQMDPSNSDEALREVRLDIEEGADMVMVKPGMPYLDIVRRVKDEFRFPTYVYQVSGEYTMLKAAVQNGWLDHDRVVLESLLAFKRAGADGVLTYFALDAARLLRDQK